Part of the Candidatus Baltobacteraceae bacterium genome is shown below.
CCGAGCCGAGCGCAAGCGCGGAAAACTCTTTGGTGACGGCGCTTTTCAGGCGCGCGGCCGCCTCCTCGCGAACCGTACGCAGACGCGCCTCGCCCGCGGCCAGTTCCGCTTCTGCCTCGCGCGACGCAGCCGTGAGGTGCGCGAGGCGTTCGTCGCGAGAATCAAACGTCTCGACCACGGCGCGCGACGCCGCCGCCGTTGCGCAGACCGCTTCGATCGTTCCCCCGTACTTGCGTTTGAGGCGGTCGAGCACGTCGAGCCTCGCGTTGATCGTTTCGAGCTCTGAGGGATCGAACTCCGTCGCCTCGAGCGCGCGCGCGAGACGCGTCGCGAGCTCACTCGTTTCGCTTTGAAGGGCGGCCGCGGCGTCGGCCATTGCCTGCAAATCACTCGAGATGTCGGCGATGCCGGCAAGCGCGCTGCTCGCCATGCCGAGCGCATCGGCCGCGCTGCCGTCGTCACCGCCGAGCGCTTCATGAGCCGTGCGCAAGGCGTGTGCGATGCGCTCGACGTTCTCCAGATACCGTCGGCGGACGCTCAATCGCTCGTCCTCGCCGGCTTGGGGCGCTAGGCCTTCGATCTCTTCCAGCGCAAAACGCGCGTCTTCGTACCGTTCCTGCGCCCGGCGCTCGTCACCGTGCAACGCCCGGAGCTCCTGCGCGCACGCCTCGGCGCGTCTTCGCGCCGCTTCCACGGCATCGCGCGCGGCAATCGCCTTGGCGCCTCCAAAACGATCGAGCAGCTCCAGTTGATACGCCGGCGCAAGCAAGTGCTGGGCTTCGTGCTGTCCCACCATCTCGGCAATGTGAGCGCGAATCTCGCGGACGTAGCTTGCGGTCGCGATACGCCCGCCGATGCGCACGCTCGACTTTCCGGCGTCGCTCATCTCGCGCACGATCGTTGCGTCCTCACCGGGGTCGAGTGGATAGCCGTCGTCGGTCAGGCGCGCGCGCAGCTGACTGCCGGGCTCGAACGTCAGCGTTACCGTGGCGCGTCCGGCACCACGGCGCACGACGTCGGAGCTCGCACGCTCGCCGAGCACGAAGTCGAGGGCGCCCAGGATCATCGTTTTGCCCGATCCCGTCTCGCCGGTGAAGATCGTCGCACCGGAACTGAACTCGATCGCGCCGCGGGCGATCAAGCCGTAGTTCTCGATCTCCAGCCGCGTTAGCATGTCAGGCTGACCTTA
Proteins encoded:
- the recN gene encoding DNA repair protein RecN; its protein translation is MLTRLEIENYGLIARGAIEFSSGATIFTGETGSGKTMILGALDFVLGERASSDVVRRGAGRATVTLTFEPGSQLRARLTDDGYPLDPGEDATIVREMSDAGKSSVRIGGRIATASYVREIRAHIAEMVGQHEAQHLLAPAYQLELLDRFGGAKAIAARDAVEAARRRAEACAQELRALHGDERRAQERYEDARFALEEIEGLAPQAGEDERLSVRRRYLENVERIAHALRTAHEALGGDDGSAADALGMASSALAGIADISSDLQAMADAAAALQSETSELATRLARALEATEFDPSELETINARLDVLDRLKRKYGGTIEAVCATAAASRAVVETFDSRDERLAHLTAASREAEAELAAGEARLRTVREEAAARLKSAVTKEFSALALGSGRFEVSFDPIEFAFAANKGEPLRPLARLASGGELSRVLLALVVVLAGARERTALIFDEIDTGIGGQTATAVGVRIGRLAQEGQVICVTHLAQLATWSDRHYVLEKQEKPGGTTIAVREISDEEERAAELARMLSGESHEVALEHARMLLRAR